In Strix uralensis isolate ZFMK-TIS-50842 chromosome 26, bStrUra1, whole genome shotgun sequence, a genomic segment contains:
- the CLMP gene encoding CXADR-like membrane protein: MSALSILFLASCSVWLSRAQTEFKRVAEENVTLPCHHRLGLLEQGSLDIEWLLHISETVQKAVITYSGGRVYDDLNEEQKGRVSFTSNFLAGDASLQIISLQSSDAGKYICKVKNAGQYEWARITLKVVEKPSKPKCWLEGELLEGKELSLQCRSAAGTAPISYRWQRINEEDERAEHLPPTSRVNISNPGQVLLKNLTQMSTGLYQCIATNEAGQESCVVQVTVQHAQNIGMIAGAVCGVVLGLSLLFLVVRLTIRRKEKKRYEEEEAPNEIREDAEAPKAHLVKPSSSSSGSRSSRSGSSSTRSTANSASRSQRTLSTEATPHLTPPQYNQREAEGKEIEPKKVDYANLMKMGATLVMVPAQSRAFQTV, encoded by the exons CTTCCTGCTCTGTTTGGCTGTCCAGGGCTCAGACTGAGTTTAAGAGAGTGGCTGAAGAAAACGTGACTTTGCCCTGTCACCACCGCCTGGGCCTCCTGGAGCAAGGGAGCCTGGATATTGAGTGGCTGCTGCACATTTCAGAAACAGTACAAAAAGCG GTGATCACTTACTCGGGAGGCCGTGTTTATGATGACCTGAATGAGGAACAGAAAGGGCGCGTTTCCTTCACATCCAACTTCCTTGCTGGAGATGCATCCTTACAAATCATATCCCTGCAGTCCAGCGATGCGGGGAAGTACATATGTAAGGTTAAAAACGCTGGGCAGTATGAATGGGCTCGCATCACCCTGAAGGTTGTAG aaaaaCCTTCCAAGCCCAAATGCTGGCTAGAAGGGGAGCTATTGGAAGGAAAAGAGCTGTCCTTGCAGTGCCGTTCTGCTGCTGGCACTGCACCCATCTCCTACCGATGGCAGCGCATAAATGAGGAAGACGAGAGAGCTGAGCATCTCCCGCCTACATCAAGAGTCA aCATTTCTAACCCCGGACAAGTCCTGCTGAAGAATCTTACGCAGATGAGCACAGGGTTATACCAATGCATTGCCACCAACGAGGCAGGACAAGAAAGCTGTGTTGTTCAGGTGACAGTGCAGC ATGCACAAAATATCGGCATGATTGCTGGAGCGGTTTGTGGCGTGGTGCTGGGgctttccctccttttcctggtGGTGAGGCTGACaataaggaggaaagaaaaaaagagatatgaggaagaggaggcaccAAATGAAATCAG AGAAGATGCAGAGGCACCCAAGGCCCACCTCGTGAAGCCCAGTTCCTCTTCCTCTGGTTCCAGGAGCTCGCGCTCAGGTTCCTCCTCAACCAGGTCGACAGCCAACAGTGCCTCTCGCAGCCAACGGACTTTGTCAACGGAAGCTACTCCCCATCTAACTCCTCCCCAGTACAACCAGagggaggcagaaggaaaagaaattgagcCAAAGAAAGTTGACTACGCTAACCTGATGAAAATGGGAGCGACGCTGGTCATGGTGCCTGCCCAAAGCCGAGCGTTCCAGACCGTGTGA